In one Pseudarthrobacter sp. NBSH8 genomic region, the following are encoded:
- the istB gene encoding IS21-like element helper ATPase IstB, with product MTGTPSQIEYYARALRAPRISDGFRRLGDQARDAGWSHEEYLAAVLSREVSEREASGAATRIKAARFPAHKDLEEFNFDHQPSADRNLIAHLGTGVFLSEAKNVVLLGPPGTGKTHLAVGIGIKAAKAGHRVLFDSATGGVARLQEAHSRGELAQELVKLRRYGLLIIDEVGYIPFDQDAANLFFQLVSSRYEHASMILTSNLPFVRWGDVFGDLTIASAMIDRIVHHADVISLKGNSYRLKKHQPAASTAQ from the coding sequence ATGACCGGGACACCGTCACAGATCGAGTACTACGCCCGGGCCCTGCGCGCACCACGGATCAGCGACGGGTTCCGCCGGCTTGGGGACCAGGCCCGGGATGCCGGCTGGTCCCATGAGGAGTACCTGGCCGCGGTCCTCTCCCGGGAAGTCTCCGAGCGTGAGGCCTCCGGGGCTGCGACCCGGATCAAGGCCGCGAGGTTCCCGGCCCACAAGGATCTGGAGGAGTTTAACTTCGATCACCAGCCCTCCGCGGACCGGAACCTCATCGCGCATCTGGGCACCGGGGTGTTCCTTTCCGAGGCCAAAAACGTGGTCCTGCTCGGGCCTCCCGGCACCGGTAAAACCCACCTCGCGGTCGGCATTGGCATCAAGGCAGCCAAGGCCGGGCACAGGGTCCTCTTCGACTCCGCCACCGGCGGGGTCGCCCGCCTCCAGGAGGCCCATTCCCGCGGGGAACTCGCCCAGGAACTGGTCAAACTACGCCGCTACGGGCTCCTCATAATTGATGAAGTGGGCTATATCCCGTTCGATCAGGACGCCGCGAACCTGTTCTTCCAGCTCGTCTCCAGCCGCTACGAACACGCCTCGATGATCCTGACGTCCAACCTCCCGTTCGTTCGCTGGGGAGATGTCTTCGGAGACCTGACCATCGCCTCGGCCATGATCGACCGGATCGTCCACCACGCCGACGTCATCAGCCTCAAAGGCAACAGCTACAGACTCAAAAAACACCAACCCGCCGCCAGTACGGCACAATAG
- a CDS encoding integrase core domain-containing protein, producing MKTPTMPAATLAERVGWSGSASLFRAKVAVIRPEYAPPDPADRLVHEPGFQVQCDLWFPHEPLPVGAGQSDTPPVQGNPSAFSGFIQARMLPSRTTPDLLGGMWTLLQDAQAVPSRLLWDNESGIGRRKPTEPVAAFAGSLGLEIKLLPPRDPESKGMVERMNRFFRQRFMPGREFRSPADFNGQLEDWLPKANHRYSRSRHGRPAELIVLDRERMRELPPVSPEAVFRNAVRLPRDYYVRVFSNDYSVDPSFIGRIVDVTADLDTIWVTHEGVIIATHVRAWARHLVVTDPAHVARAAVMRRDFRTQRVHRPEPVKSVEVRDLAAYDEIFGIDLGQQPDLVLEVAA from the coding sequence GTGAAGACGCCGACGATGCCGGCGGCGACGCTCGCGGAGCGGGTGGGCTGGTCTGGTTCCGCTTCGTTGTTCCGGGCGAAGGTCGCTGTGATCCGGCCTGAATACGCGCCGCCGGACCCGGCCGACCGCCTGGTCCACGAGCCGGGGTTCCAGGTCCAGTGCGATCTCTGGTTCCCGCACGAGCCGCTGCCCGTCGGTGCGGGCCAGTCCGATACGCCCCCGGTGCAGGGGAATCCCTCGGCGTTCTCGGGATTTATTCAGGCACGGATGCTGCCGTCGCGGACGACGCCGGATCTTCTGGGCGGGATGTGGACGCTGCTGCAGGATGCGCAGGCGGTTCCGTCTCGGCTGTTGTGGGACAACGAGTCCGGCATCGGCAGGCGCAAACCGACGGAGCCGGTGGCCGCGTTCGCCGGGTCCCTGGGGTTGGAGATCAAGCTGCTTCCGCCGCGGGATCCGGAGTCCAAGGGCATGGTCGAGCGGATGAACAGGTTCTTCCGGCAGCGCTTCATGCCGGGTCGGGAGTTCCGGTCACCAGCGGACTTCAACGGTCAGCTGGAGGACTGGCTGCCCAAGGCCAATCACCGGTACTCGCGGTCCCGCCACGGGCGCCCTGCCGAGCTGATTGTCCTGGACCGGGAGAGGATGCGGGAGCTGCCGCCGGTGAGCCCGGAGGCGGTGTTCCGCAACGCGGTGCGGCTCCCGCGGGATTACTATGTGCGGGTGTTCTCCAACGACTATTCCGTGGACCCTTCGTTCATTGGGCGGATCGTTGACGTCACCGCTGACCTGGACACCATCTGGGTGACCCACGAGGGTGTCATCATCGCCACCCATGTCCGGGCATGGGCCCGGCACCTGGTGGTGACCGATCCCGCCCACGTGGCCCGAGCGGCGGTGATGCGCCGGGACTTCCGAACCCAAAGGGTCCACCGCCCCGAACCAGTGAAGTCCGTGGAAGTGCGGGATCTGGCCGCCTACGACGAGATCTTCGGCATCGACCTCGGCCAGCAGCCGGACCTGGTCCTGGAGGTGGCCGCATGA